One part of the Lentisphaera araneosa HTCC2155 genome encodes these proteins:
- a CDS encoding FdhF/YdeP family oxidoreductase, which translates to MSKEYAGGWGALKSSMKFMQREAFAKSAKTLFKMNQPKGFDCPGCAWPDPKETSMSEFCENGVKALTYETTKKRASSATFMNHTVTEMQSWSDFKLEDQGRLTEPFVYNDLSDKYEPISWDDAFAIIAKELKALDNPDEALFYTSGRTSNEAAFLYQLMGRMYGTNNFPDCSNLCHESTGVGMGESVGIGKGTVLLDDFEKADAIYVFGQNPGTNHPRMLAELQTAAKRGCKILSFNPLVEAGLKGFIHPQDPVGMGLNKVSPISSHYYQPLIGGDLAAIRGMIKHLFESGVKLDEAFIEEHCSGFDEYKALVESVSWEEILRESGLPKAQIIEAAEVYANSDRVIACWAMGLTQHRHGVANIQEVINLLLLKGNIGREGAGACPVRGHSNVQGDRTVGITEFPKEDFLVKLEQEFDFTAPRKHGLSAVHAIEAMEKGEAKVFVGMGGNFASATPDTEKTFKAMQSCELTVHVSTHLNRSHVIHGKKALILPCIGRSEKDLQASGLQSVTVEDSMSMVHASTGSNEPASTSLKSEPAIVAGISKALFGSEKVDWDGLIANYANIRNKIEAVIPGFDQYNKKIQVPGGFHLRNSARLREWKTATDKARFISNELPAHNLEEGQLRLMTMRSHDQYNTTIYGMDDRYRGIKNERKVIFLNETDMKNFGLTESDSVRITSYASDGVQRSVEGFRPVKYDIPQNCAGAYFPETNPLVGLSDHAKRSFTPMSKFIVVRLEKL; encoded by the coding sequence ATGTCTAAAGAATACGCAGGTGGCTGGGGTGCTTTAAAATCATCCATGAAATTTATGCAGAGGGAAGCTTTTGCAAAGAGCGCAAAAACACTTTTTAAAATGAATCAACCCAAGGGTTTTGATTGCCCGGGTTGTGCTTGGCCAGACCCCAAAGAGACTTCTATGTCGGAGTTTTGTGAGAATGGTGTAAAAGCACTGACTTACGAAACGACAAAAAAACGCGCGAGTTCCGCAACTTTTATGAATCATACCGTGACGGAAATGCAGTCGTGGTCAGATTTTAAACTCGAAGATCAAGGGCGTTTGACCGAGCCCTTTGTGTATAATGATTTAAGCGACAAATATGAGCCCATTTCTTGGGACGATGCCTTTGCGATCATCGCAAAAGAATTGAAGGCTTTAGATAATCCCGACGAGGCTCTTTTTTATACCTCTGGTCGAACTTCTAATGAAGCCGCCTTCCTATATCAGCTCATGGGGCGTATGTATGGGACGAATAACTTCCCCGACTGCTCCAATTTGTGTCATGAGTCGACGGGCGTGGGTATGGGAGAAAGTGTTGGCATTGGTAAAGGTACCGTGCTTTTAGACGATTTTGAAAAAGCTGATGCAATCTATGTTTTTGGGCAGAATCCAGGCACCAATCACCCGAGAATGCTAGCAGAACTGCAAACTGCCGCCAAGCGTGGTTGTAAGATTTTGAGTTTTAATCCGCTCGTTGAAGCGGGGCTTAAAGGTTTTATTCACCCTCAGGATCCCGTTGGCATGGGACTTAATAAAGTGAGTCCCATTTCGAGTCATTATTACCAGCCCCTCATTGGGGGTGATTTAGCGGCGATTCGCGGAATGATTAAGCACCTCTTTGAGAGTGGAGTGAAATTAGATGAGGCGTTTATTGAGGAGCATTGCTCCGGTTTTGATGAATACAAGGCCCTCGTTGAGTCAGTTTCTTGGGAGGAAATCTTACGTGAATCGGGTTTGCCGAAGGCGCAAATCATCGAGGCTGCGGAAGTCTATGCAAATTCTGATCGTGTCATTGCTTGTTGGGCGATGGGGCTAACTCAGCACCGTCATGGCGTAGCCAATATTCAGGAAGTAATCAACTTATTGTTGCTCAAGGGCAATATTGGTAGAGAAGGAGCAGGCGCCTGCCCGGTACGTGGCCATAGTAATGTTCAGGGCGACCGTACAGTAGGGATTACAGAATTCCCCAAAGAAGATTTTTTAGTGAAGTTAGAGCAAGAGTTCGATTTTACTGCGCCACGTAAACACGGTTTAAGTGCGGTACACGCTATCGAAGCAATGGAGAAAGGTGAGGCTAAGGTATTTGTCGGTATGGGCGGTAATTTCGCCTCTGCTACGCCCGATACAGAAAAGACTTTTAAAGCCATGCAATCTTGTGAATTGACGGTGCATGTTTCGACTCACCTCAATAGGAGTCATGTGATTCATGGGAAGAAAGCTTTAATATTGCCTTGTATTGGCCGTTCGGAAAAAGATCTTCAAGCTTCTGGCTTACAGAGTGTGACGGTTGAGGACTCGATGTCCATGGTACACGCTTCCACAGGTAGTAATGAGCCGGCATCCACATCTTTAAAATCTGAGCCTGCCATTGTTGCGGGGATATCAAAAGCTTTGTTTGGTAGCGAGAAAGTTGACTGGGATGGATTGATTGCGAACTACGCAAATATACGTAATAAAATTGAGGCTGTTATACCTGGATTTGATCAATATAACAAAAAGATTCAGGTGCCAGGTGGTTTTCACTTACGCAATTCGGCACGCCTTCGCGAATGGAAAACGGCAACAGATAAAGCACGTTTCATTTCAAATGAACTTCCTGCACACAACCTTGAAGAAGGTCAGTTAAGGCTAATGACTATGCGCTCTCATGATCAATATAATACGACGATCTATGGCATGGATGATCGCTATCGTGGGATCAAGAATGAGCGTAAAGTCATTTTTCTAAATGAGACGGATATGAAAAATTTTGGCCTCACAGAAAGTGACTCGGTCAGAATCACCAGTTACGCGAGTGATGGAGTTCAGAGATCTGTGGAAGGTTTCCGTCCAGTGAAATATGATATACCGCAGAATTGTGCGGGTGCTTACTTCCCAGAGACAAATCCCTTGGTGGGCTTAAGCGATCATGCGAAACGTAGTTTTACACCGATGTCGAAGTTTATCGTGGTGCGATTAGAGAAGCTTTAG